The Euphorbia lathyris chromosome 2, ddEupLath1.1, whole genome shotgun sequence genome includes a window with the following:
- the LOC136216584 gene encoding uncharacterized protein isoform X1 produces the protein MARWDEILSLPVQNPPASEFSAAELVWSKIEGWRDKIDRLALIPFARVDDFVRGESANKDCPTRFHVEARRRRPPQTSLKQKVDGILEYILYWCSFGPDDHRKGGIVRPSRTTYVPKKKNAGRPNTKRGCTCHFIVKRLIAEPSVALVIYNQDKHVDKKGVPCHGPQDKKAEGTRAMFAPYISEDLRLRVLSLLYVGVSVETIMQRHGESVEKQGGPANRDDLLTHRYVRRQERSIRRSTYELDTDDAVSISLWVESHQSHVFFYENFSDSDPFILGIQTEWQMQQMIRFGNRSLIASDSRFGTNKLKYPVHSLVVFNSEKKAIPVAWIITSGFAKADIHRWMRALYNRVRTKDPTWRLAGFIVDDPSTDVFTIRDVFQCSVLVSFWRVRHAWHKNLVKRCSDTEMRVQMFRQLGEVVDDICRGHGNVNLFEVFMEDYVDSSDFMDYFKAVWYPRLGFWTTTLKTLPLASQETCAAMELYHNQLKVRLLNEKDSGVYQRADWLVDKLGTKVHSYFWLDEYSEKDDFARYWKDEWASGLTAWRKALKILDLDVVMESRCAKVTDQLDRDKVHVVWNPGSDFSICDCDWAEMGNLCEHIFKVRRMSCSKGNRKPSISLFQFNQALVEMFQCPPHDSLFRDHAVSLAIAVQKQLDALVDLDSSRVTVDSVCKQAPDKYEQQTGEADFGNRNRDSTKDRRSIDEDGSVAVDFGESIREETTEMEIDPSLSCIPLPPESLSVTEIAINDVVMENGDGATNDPDDGLTDQVRLKNDSVENMEPLFVDIQPLPWEWIKQCTANLNDERKNGSKSSVNTTDADMLTEKTDELHTVSLLVTSGMTNNEMAVAESGNGSRSENHCSTNEVHDQKDESKNGSESSVNTGDADMLTEKTDEMYTVSVLASSGTTNNGMAVAESGNGSRSELL, from the exons ATGGCTCGGTGGGACGAAATCCTGTCTCTTCCTGTACAGAATCCCCCAGCTTCAGAATTTTCTGCTGCTGAGCTTGTGTGGTCGAAGATTGAAGGTTGGCGTGACAAAATAGATAGACTTGCTCTTATACCTTTTGCCAGGGTGGATGATTTTGTGAGAGGTGAATCTGCAAATAAAGACTGTCCAACAAGATTTCATGTTGAAGCAAGAAGACGTCGGCCGCCACAAACATCTCTCAAGCAAAAGGTTGATGGAATTCTTGAATATATACT GTATTGGTGTTCGTTCGGTCCTGATGACCATCGGAAAGGTGGCATAGTACGACCGAGTAGGACTACTTATGtcccgaagaagaagaatgctGGTCGACCAAACACGAAAAGAGGCTGCACCTGTCACTTTATTGTGAAGCGTTTAATCGCTGAACCATCTGTTGCACTTGTTATCTATAATCAAGACAAGCATGTCGATAAGAAAGGTGTACCATGCCACGGGCCGCAAGACAAGAAAGCTGAAGGAACACGTGCCATGTTTGCTCCATACATCTCGGAGGATCTTCGGCTTCGTGTTCTGTCTCTACTATATGTTGGTGTCTCTGTGGAGACCATAATGCAGAGACACGGCGAATCAGTAGAGAAACAAGGCGGTCCAGCTAATCGTGATGACCTTTTAACTCATAGGTATGTGCGGAGGCAGGAAAGAAGCATTCGCCGCTCTACATATGAATTGGATACAGATGATGCAGTTAGCATTAGCCTGTGGGTTGAAAGTCACCAGAGTCATGTATTCTTTTATGAGAACTTTTCTGATTCAGACCCTTTTATTTTGGGCATCCAAACGGAGTGGCAGATGCAGCAAATGATTCGTTTTGGCAATCGCAGTCTTATAGCTTCCGACTCGAGGTTcggaacaaacaaattaaag TATCCTGTTCATAGTCTAGTCGTGTTCAACTCAGAGAAGAAAGCCATTCCAGTAGCTTGGATAATCACATCAGGATTTGCTAAGGCAGATATACATAGATGGATGAGAGCGCTTTACAATAGAGTTCGTACGAAAGATCCTACATGGAGGTTGGCTGGTTTCATAGTCGATGATCCTTCAACAGATGTCTTTACTATCAG GGATGTGTTTCAGTGTTCTGTGTTGGTATCTTTTTGGCGGGTTCGCCATGCATGGCATAAGAATTTAGTAAAGAGATGCTCAGATACAGAGATGCGAGTTCAGATGTTTAGACAGCTTGGAGAGGTTGTGGATGATATTTGCCGAGGACATGGAAATGTTAATCTATTTGAGGTTTTCATGGAAGATTACGTCGATAGCTCTGATTTCATGGATTATTTTAAGGCTGTATGGTACCCGAGATTAG GGTTTTGGACTACTACATTGAAAACTCTTCCATTGGCTAGCCAGGAGACGTGCGCAGCAATGGAACTTTACCACAATCAACTGAAAGTCCGGTTACTTAACGAGAAGGATTCTGGTGTTTACCAACGTGCAGATTGGCTAGTCGATAAGTTGGGTACAAAAGTGCATTCCTACTTCTGGCTTGATGAGTACTCAGAAAAGGATGATTTTGCAAGATACTGGAAAGATGAGTGGGCCAGCGGATTGACAGCTTGGCGCAAAGCGTTAAAGATTCTGGACCTTGATGTTGTCATGGAAAGTCGATGTGCAAAAGTCACTGATCAGTTAGATCGCGATAAGGTCCATGTCGTGTGGAACCCTGGTTCGGATTTTTCTATCTGTGATTGCGACTGGGCGGAAATGGGTAACTTGTGTGAGCACATCTTTAAGGTTAGAAGAATGTCTTGCAGCAAAGGAAATCGAAAACCGTCTATAAGCCTGTTTCAGTTTAATCAAGCGTTGGTCGAGATGTTCCAATGCCCGCCCCATGATTCTTTATTTCGTGATCATGCTGTTTCTCTAGCAATTGCTGTGCAGAAGCAATTAGATGCGTTAGTTGATTTAGATAGCAGCCGTGTTACTGTGGATTCTGTTTGTAAACAAGCTCCGGACAAGTATGAGCAGCAGACGGGTGAGGCAGATTTCGGTAATCGCAATAGAGATTCGACGAAGGATAGACGTTCGATAGATGAAGATGGCAGTGTTGCAGTTGATTTCGGTGAGAGTATCAGAGAAGAAACTACTGAGATGGAAATTGATCCATCATTGAGCTGTATTCCTCTTCCCCCGGAATCACTTTCAGTTACCGAGATTGCTATCAATGACGTTGTCATGGAGAACGGAGATGGGGCTACGAATGACCCAGATGATGGTTTGACTGACCAAGTCAGGCTAAAAAATGATAGTGTAGAGAATATGGAACCGCTGTTTGTTGATATTCAACCCTTACCTTGGGAATGGATCAAGCAATGCACAGCCAACCTGAATGATGAGCGTAAAAATGGTTCCAAGTCATCTGTGAATACAACAGATGCTGACATGTTAACCGAGAAGACTGATGAGCTGCATACTGTTAGTCTTTTGGTAACTTCAGGCATGACAAACAACGAAATGGCAGTAGCCGAAAGTGGAAATGGAAGCAGGTCTGAGAACCATTGCTCAACTAACGAGGTGCATGACCAGAAAGATGAGAGTAAAAATGGTTCGGAATCATCTGTAAATACAGGAGATGCTGACATGTTAACCGAGAAGACTGATGAGATGTATACTGTTAGTGTGTTGGCAAGTTCAGGCACTACAAACAACGGAATGGCAGTAGCAGAAAGTGGAAACGGAAGCAGGTCTGAACTTTTGTGA
- the LOC136216584 gene encoding uncharacterized protein isoform X2, with translation MARWDEILSLPVQNPPASEFSAAELVWSKIEGWRDKIDRLALIPFARVDDFVRGESANKDCPTRFHVEARRRRPPQTSLKQKVDGILEYILYWCSFGPDDHRKGGIVRPSRTTYVPKKKNAGRPNTKRGCTCHFIVKRLIAEPSVALVIYNQDKHVDKKGVPCHGPQDKKAEGTRAMFAPYISEDLRLRVLSLLYVGVSVETIMQRHGESVEKQGGPANRDDLLTHRYVRRQERSIRRSTYELDTDDAVSISLWVESHQSHVFFYENFSDSDPFILGIQTEWQMQQMIRFGNRSLIASDSRFGTNKLKYPVHSLVVFNSEKKAIPVAWIITSGFAKADIHRWMRALYNRVRTKDPTWRLAGFIVDDPSTDVFTIRDVFQCSVLVSFWRVRHAWHKNLVKRCSDTEMRVQMFRQLGEVVDDICRGHGNVNLFEVFMEDYVDSSDFMDYFKAVWYPRLGFWTTTLKTLPLASQETCAAMELYHNQLKVRLLNEKDSGVYQRADWLVDKLGTKVHSYFWLDEYSEKDDFARYWKDEWASGLTAWRKALKILDLDVVMESRCAKVTDQLDRDKVHVVWNPGSDFSICDCDWAEMGNLCEHIFKVRRMSCSKGNRKPSISLFQFNQALVEMFQCPPHDSLFRDHAVSLAIAVQKQLDALVDLDSSRVTVDSVCKQAPDKYEQQTGEADFGNRNRDSTKDRRSIDEDGSVAVDFGESIREETTEMEIDPSLSCIPLPPESLSVTEIAINDVVMENGDGATNDPDDGLTDQVRLKNDSVENMEPLFVDIQPLPWEWIKQCTANLNDERKNGSKSSVNTTDADMLTEKTDELHTVSLLVTSGMTNNEMAVAESGNGSRSENHCSTNEVHDQKDESKNGSESSVNTGDADMLTEKTDEMYTVSVLASSGTTNNGMAVAESGNGSR, from the exons ATGGCTCGGTGGGACGAAATCCTGTCTCTTCCTGTACAGAATCCCCCAGCTTCAGAATTTTCTGCTGCTGAGCTTGTGTGGTCGAAGATTGAAGGTTGGCGTGACAAAATAGATAGACTTGCTCTTATACCTTTTGCCAGGGTGGATGATTTTGTGAGAGGTGAATCTGCAAATAAAGACTGTCCAACAAGATTTCATGTTGAAGCAAGAAGACGTCGGCCGCCACAAACATCTCTCAAGCAAAAGGTTGATGGAATTCTTGAATATATACT GTATTGGTGTTCGTTCGGTCCTGATGACCATCGGAAAGGTGGCATAGTACGACCGAGTAGGACTACTTATGtcccgaagaagaagaatgctGGTCGACCAAACACGAAAAGAGGCTGCACCTGTCACTTTATTGTGAAGCGTTTAATCGCTGAACCATCTGTTGCACTTGTTATCTATAATCAAGACAAGCATGTCGATAAGAAAGGTGTACCATGCCACGGGCCGCAAGACAAGAAAGCTGAAGGAACACGTGCCATGTTTGCTCCATACATCTCGGAGGATCTTCGGCTTCGTGTTCTGTCTCTACTATATGTTGGTGTCTCTGTGGAGACCATAATGCAGAGACACGGCGAATCAGTAGAGAAACAAGGCGGTCCAGCTAATCGTGATGACCTTTTAACTCATAGGTATGTGCGGAGGCAGGAAAGAAGCATTCGCCGCTCTACATATGAATTGGATACAGATGATGCAGTTAGCATTAGCCTGTGGGTTGAAAGTCACCAGAGTCATGTATTCTTTTATGAGAACTTTTCTGATTCAGACCCTTTTATTTTGGGCATCCAAACGGAGTGGCAGATGCAGCAAATGATTCGTTTTGGCAATCGCAGTCTTATAGCTTCCGACTCGAGGTTcggaacaaacaaattaaag TATCCTGTTCATAGTCTAGTCGTGTTCAACTCAGAGAAGAAAGCCATTCCAGTAGCTTGGATAATCACATCAGGATTTGCTAAGGCAGATATACATAGATGGATGAGAGCGCTTTACAATAGAGTTCGTACGAAAGATCCTACATGGAGGTTGGCTGGTTTCATAGTCGATGATCCTTCAACAGATGTCTTTACTATCAG GGATGTGTTTCAGTGTTCTGTGTTGGTATCTTTTTGGCGGGTTCGCCATGCATGGCATAAGAATTTAGTAAAGAGATGCTCAGATACAGAGATGCGAGTTCAGATGTTTAGACAGCTTGGAGAGGTTGTGGATGATATTTGCCGAGGACATGGAAATGTTAATCTATTTGAGGTTTTCATGGAAGATTACGTCGATAGCTCTGATTTCATGGATTATTTTAAGGCTGTATGGTACCCGAGATTAG GGTTTTGGACTACTACATTGAAAACTCTTCCATTGGCTAGCCAGGAGACGTGCGCAGCAATGGAACTTTACCACAATCAACTGAAAGTCCGGTTACTTAACGAGAAGGATTCTGGTGTTTACCAACGTGCAGATTGGCTAGTCGATAAGTTGGGTACAAAAGTGCATTCCTACTTCTGGCTTGATGAGTACTCAGAAAAGGATGATTTTGCAAGATACTGGAAAGATGAGTGGGCCAGCGGATTGACAGCTTGGCGCAAAGCGTTAAAGATTCTGGACCTTGATGTTGTCATGGAAAGTCGATGTGCAAAAGTCACTGATCAGTTAGATCGCGATAAGGTCCATGTCGTGTGGAACCCTGGTTCGGATTTTTCTATCTGTGATTGCGACTGGGCGGAAATGGGTAACTTGTGTGAGCACATCTTTAAGGTTAGAAGAATGTCTTGCAGCAAAGGAAATCGAAAACCGTCTATAAGCCTGTTTCAGTTTAATCAAGCGTTGGTCGAGATGTTCCAATGCCCGCCCCATGATTCTTTATTTCGTGATCATGCTGTTTCTCTAGCAATTGCTGTGCAGAAGCAATTAGATGCGTTAGTTGATTTAGATAGCAGCCGTGTTACTGTGGATTCTGTTTGTAAACAAGCTCCGGACAAGTATGAGCAGCAGACGGGTGAGGCAGATTTCGGTAATCGCAATAGAGATTCGACGAAGGATAGACGTTCGATAGATGAAGATGGCAGTGTTGCAGTTGATTTCGGTGAGAGTATCAGAGAAGAAACTACTGAGATGGAAATTGATCCATCATTGAGCTGTATTCCTCTTCCCCCGGAATCACTTTCAGTTACCGAGATTGCTATCAATGACGTTGTCATGGAGAACGGAGATGGGGCTACGAATGACCCAGATGATGGTTTGACTGACCAAGTCAGGCTAAAAAATGATAGTGTAGAGAATATGGAACCGCTGTTTGTTGATATTCAACCCTTACCTTGGGAATGGATCAAGCAATGCACAGCCAACCTGAATGATGAGCGTAAAAATGGTTCCAAGTCATCTGTGAATACAACAGATGCTGACATGTTAACCGAGAAGACTGATGAGCTGCATACTGTTAGTCTTTTGGTAACTTCAGGCATGACAAACAACGAAATGGCAGTAGCCGAAAGTGGAAATGGAAGCAGGTCTGAGAACCATTGCTCAACTAACGAGGTGCATGACCAGAAAGATGAGAGTAAAAATGGTTCGGAATCATCTGTAAATACAGGAGATGCTGACATGTTAACCGAGAAGACTGATGAGATGTATACTGTTAGTGTGTTGGCAAGTTCAGGCACTACAAACAACGGAATGGCAGTAGCAGAAAGTGGAAACGGAAGCAG GTGA